CAAGGGGAAATGTATAAAATATGTGAAGAATTGGGAGACTTATTACTACAAATAGTATTCCACGCTCAAATTGCCAGTGAAAATGGTCACTTTGACATGAATGATGTGGTGGATGCCATTACCGAAAAGATGTTAAGAAGACATCCTCACGTTTTTGGCACCACCCAGGTGGCAAACAGTCAAGAGGTTTTGATTAACTGGGATAAGATTAAGTCCCAGGAACAGGGGGAGGGAAATGCTCCCAAACATTACTTGGCTAACATTCCCAAGGCCTTACCGGCTTTACTACGGGCCGAGAAGGTGCAGGCCAAGGTTGCTCGGATTGGTTTTGATTGGCCGGATTATACCGGAGCCTTAGCTAAGGTGCAGGAAGAACTGCAAGAAGTGCTGGCAGCCCTGGCGGCAGGGAAAAATACAGCCGTCAAAGAGGAAATAGGGGATTTGCTCTTTGCTGTGGTTAATCTGGCTAGATTACTGCAAATTCAGTCCGAGGACGCCCTGGCTAAGACTATTGACAAATTCATTCAAAGATTTCAGTATATTGAAGAACAAGCACAAAAGCAAGGAAAACAACTTTCTGAGCTTACCCTGGAACAAATGGACATATGGTGGGAAGAAGCTAAGGGAAATTTTACGCTGGAAAAATAAAAATCAGCAGGAAATATTTGTTTCTAGGGAGGAAAATGCAATATTATAGCGAAATACCAAACTTAGTTTATTCTGATTATTGAGGAGGGTCCTTATTTGAACAAGGCCGAACTAATTTCTGCAGTAGCAGAAAAAACCGAATTAAGTAAGAAAGATGCTGAAAAAGCTGTCTCCGCAGTTCTTAGCAGTATTGAAGAAGCATTAGCCAAAGGGGACAAAATTCAACTGGTAGGTTTTGGTACCTTTGAATCCAAGTCCCGTAAGGCCCGTGAAGGCCGTAACCCCCAAACTGGGGAAACCATTCAAATTCCTGCTACCAGAGTACCTGTTTTTAAAGCAGGCAAGGTACTAAAGGATGCTGTGGCCAATCTACCGGTAGAATAGTTACTATTCTCTGGAGGTAAGGTTACTTGCGACTGGATAAGTTTTTAAAGGTTTCCCGGGTGATTAAACGTCGCACCTTGGCCAAGGAAGTGTGTGATAACGGTCATGTACAGGTTAATAACCGGGTAGCCAAAGCAGGGCTGGAGGTAAAGGTGGGCGACCGGGTGGAAGTCAACTTTGGCACCAGAAAGTTGGTATTCGAAATTTTGGAACTGAAGGAAACGGTTCCCGCCAAAGAAGCGGCCAGTCTGTATAAGGTGATTGAGCAATAATACATGAGTATAATTGGGTATTCCCTAAGTGGGAGTACCCTTTTTTCGTGGCACATAATTTTTGCCACCGGTGAGGACAATAAGACCAAACAATGAAAATGGAGGGGTTATGTCTTGAAAAAACATTGTTGGTTTACTTTAGTCATGCTTTTAATCATTCTCGTCTTTGCCGGGTGTGCCCAAAAAGCCAAAAAACCAGAAACCACCGGTCCGCAAAAAATGAAGGAAGAACCCACCATCACTTTATTCAATAATGAAACGGGAGAAAAGTCGCAAATCAAGCTGGAGGAGTACGTCACAGCAGTGGTGGCGGCGGAAATGGAACCAAGCTGGCCTGTCAACGCTTTGGCCGCGCAAGCCATCTTAGCCCGTACCTTTACCATGGAGAATATTGAGTCTGGTCGGGTTAAAAAACTGCATGGCACTGATGTATCCACCAGTGTCGAAGAATCCCAGGCTTACGATCCTTCCCGTGTTAACGATAATGTCAGGAAAGCGGTGCAAAAGACCCGCGGGGAAGTGATTACCTATAATGGTGAATATATCAAGGCTTGGTTCTCTGCCAGCAACGGCGGCAAGACGGCCAGTGCGGAGGAAGGTTTGGCCTATTATAAAACACCCACACCCTATATTAAAGCTAACATTGATGACCCCATGTCCATCGAAGATACTTTGCCGGAAATTCAAAATTGGACAGCTACCATACCTGGCGCCAAGGTGCAAGAAGCAGTGAAAAGTGTCACCGGCAAAGATCCCGGTCCCTTAACTTCTGCTGCCATTCAGGAAAAGGGACCTTCTGGGCGTACAGTTAAACTGAAAATAAATGATGTATCAGTGGGGGGGCCTGCGTTCCGCTTGGCTGCCGGCAGCACGGAAATTCGCTCCATGTTTTTAACCAGCGTCTCTGTCTCTGGAGGTAACTTAGTGCTTAACGGTAAGGGCTATGGCCATGGTGTAGGGATGTCCCAATGGGGAGCTAAAAACATGGCGGAGAAAGGAACTTCTCCGGAGGATATTATTAAGTTTTATTTTAAGGATATTAAAATTGAAAAGCTGTATGAGTAGCGCGAAAGGGCTGTTGGCAAGGTACACGCGAGCAGCCTGGCAATGCCAACGCTACGGTTAGTTTAATGTATATGGGATGTCGCCCGTAGTTTTGCGACATCCCTTCTTTGATTTTTAGCCATCCTGTACACATCTCCGTGCATACTGTCGGCTGACATAGCATATATATTACCAGTCTGCTGTGGAACGGAGGGATGACGGTGGAAGAGCATGGTCTACACCTTTTGACTATTGAAAGTCGGAAAAAATTAAAGCTTGCGGGAGTTCAACATGTAGGCAGTTTTGACGAACAAGAAATCACCCTGGATACTAATATGGGGTTTTTAAAACTAAGCGGGGAAGGTATGCATATTACCCATCTCAACCTGGATGAAGGAAACCTGGTGGTAGAGGGCCTAATTAACGGACTGGAATATGTGGAAGGGCGCTCCTCCAAGGGGAGCAAGGCCAGGGGCAAGGGGCTCATTAACCGAATACTGAAATAAAGGTGGTGCAGCCAGTGGTTCCCCTATTGGATCAGTTTTATTATTTTGCCTTTACGGTGTTAATTGGTGTGGTGGCCGGGTTTTGTTATGACTTGTATAAGGTTACCAGAGGGACCTTAAGGCTGCGCAAATTAGGAACCGCCCTGGGAGACATCCTTTTCTGGATTATGCTGACAGGGGTGGTTTTTACTTTGCTCTTGGTGGGCAATGGGGGCGAAGTGCGTCTCTATGTCTTGATTGGGCTGACTCTGGGTGCGGTAATTTATTTAAATATACTTAGCCGCAGTGCAACTTCCTTGTTGCAACTCACCTTTAGGACCATACATAGGCTCTGGCGACTTTTTCTCAGGTTGCTGTACATTATCTGGCGGATAATTTGTTGGCCCTTTCGAGCTATCTACCTGGTGGTTGCTGTTCCCTTGGGTCTGGTGGCAGGCTTGCTGGGAAAGGTGACAAATATGCTTTTTGGCAAGCCGATACGTTCGTTAAAGAGGAGCATCAGGAGTCGTTTGTCGTCAATATTTCCTATTTTTGAATATAAAGACCCGGATTAACAGGACTAAAGTCCTGTTTTATGTTTTTTAGGGGAAAACTTTTGTGCTATCTTTTCATAAACATCTGGAAATTTTTTGTTAATGTAGTAAAATTGTAATTAGACTGTAATAAGTTTGTACACAACCTGTGGATAATATGTGCATAAGCTGTGGATTTCGGTCGGGGGTTGAACAAGGTGCAAGTGGAAATTCGAGGGGCGGAAAAACTCAGTTTTCGGGAGCGACAGGTGGTTACTCTCAAGGAAATGGGTTATTCAACAGAAAAAATAGCCGCCAAACTAAAACTAAGCCCCAGTTCCATAGCAACCCTTTATAATCGTGCCCGTTCCAAAGGATACCAGGTAGTCATTGTTATACCAGGACAAAACCTGGGCTTATTTGGTCCCGAGGATGAGGAGGAAGACATTGAATGATTTCCACCGGTAAAAGCAAGGTGACTGAATTAAAACTACATCGCCAACGTAAGGAAAGAGCCACAGGACTGCGCTCGGGCCGAGGTAATAATAAATTGCTGCTGCTGGTGGCTTTGCTGGTGGTGGGCTACATTATGTTTTCTTTAACCAGCCAGTTCAGTCGCCTGCATGCCATGCAAGCCAAAGTTAACACCTTGCAAAATCAAATTGAAGAGATAGAAAAACGTAATACCGCCCTCAGGGAACAAATCAAACAAATTAAATCTGATGCTTACATAGAACAGGTGGCCAGGGAACAACTGGGTTTAGTAAAACCCGGTGAGACACTGGTAGTGCCGGCCAATGCCCAACCGGGAGAAGAGGCAAAAGAACAAGCGCCTCAACAATCCCCGCAACAACCAGCTGGGGAAGGTTTTCGGATTAGGTATAACAATATTTATGATTAATCATTTATGTTGACACCTCAGCTTAGTTTACCCTATACTCTAATTAATTATGGTTTGCCAATCAAGGAGGCAATTGTAGGTACATGTCGTTGGAACAGGGTAGTATCGTTGAGGGAGTCGTTACCGGAATTACTAATTTTGGTGCATTTGTGGAATTGCCGGGAGGCCAGACCGGCTTAGTGCACATCTCAGAAGTTGCAGCAGTTTACGTCAAAGACATTAATGAATTTTTAAAGGTAAACGACAAAGTAAAGGTTAAGATTATTTCTGTAGATCCTAAGGGGAAAATTGGCCTGTCCTTAAAACAAGCCAACCCTACTGCTACGGCAGCCAGGGCGCCGCGCAAACCCAGGTTTGAGCCTTCCTTCGAAGACAAACTGGCCAAGTTTATCAAGGAAAGTGATGAGCGGTTATCAGACTTGAAAAGGCACACCGACGCTAAAAGAGGCGGACGCGGCAGTTCAAAATACTAGGTTCTGAGTATTACCCGATAAGCATTCTCTCTCGAGGGAATGCTTATTTGTATGCTTGGGCTTTTGGGTATTCCTTGGGGGTTGGCCGTCAGCTATTGCTTTTTGTTTCATGAGCCGATGGCCGTATAAACAACAAACTCGCTAAAGAAGATAACAGCAAGGGTTTAGAAAAATTAATGGGGGTGGCTGCATGCTGCTGGCCAGCATTGATATTGGCACTAATTCCACCAGATATTTAGTGGCAGAGGTTGAGGGTAATCAAGTCAGGACAGTTAAGGGGGGACTTATTACCACCCGTCTGGGGCAGGGGATTAACCAAGGGAAATTACTTCCCGAGGCCATGGAGCGAACGGTGGCTGCCCTGGAAAAGTTTCTAGCAGAAATAATGCCCTTACAGCCCCAGGGCTTGGTAGCTGTAGCCACCAGTGCGGTACGGGATGCTGAAAATCGGGAGGAGTTTTTACAGCTAACCCGGCGGAGGACGGGGCTTGCTGTCCAAGTCTTAGACGGTGCGGCAGAGGCCGCGGCCAGTTATGCCGGGGTGATGGCCGGGCTTCCCTTATCCGCGGCTAATACCATGGTGCTGGATGTGGGTGGGGGTAGTACGGAAATGATTTGGCCCGGCAAGGCAGGGGTTAACTATGTTAGTTTGCCCGCAGGTGCCGTACGGATGACCGAAGGAAAGCACACAGAGGAACAAATCAAACAAATACTGCTGCCCACCTTGCAACAAATTAAAGGGCAGCAAGGCAGCCAGCTGTCTTTGGTGGCTGTGGGAGGCACTGCCACCACCCTGGCTGCCATCTCCCTGGGTTTGGTAAATTATCGACCGGAATTAGTTCACGGTGTTTATTTGCCCTACCCGGAGGTAGTGAGGGTGTTGGAGGTATTGCAGGCGGCCGGTCCGGAGGGGAGAAAAAATATTGTCGGGCTGCAACCGGAGCGGGCAGATATCATTGTGGCCGGTGTCAGCCTGCTGAAAATTGTGTTAGAAGCCATGCGGCTAAAGGGTTTAACCATTTCAGAAAGTGATATCCTGCAGGGGTTGCTTGTAGACCTGGCGCAGAAGGTGTCGAAATAAAAACTGGAATTAACTACCAATAGTGACAGAAAATTCCCAGCCCCTATACTATAATGGAGCAAACTGACATAGTAAGGGGTGGGCCGATTGTTTGAACGTGCGGATATCTATACCTACCAGAGGGTTAAGCAGGGTTCCGGGACCAAAAAGGAATCCCCTTTTCGCCAAAGTTCACCCACCAGGAAAAAAACCATTAGCCGGAGGCCCTTTTCTATGGCTTGGGTGGGACAGGCTCTGACCAAGGAGAGCCTGCTCCTTAGTTTGGTGGGTTTGTTCTTGGGTAGAGCCATTTTATTGGGGGAACTATCTCCCTTCGGAGTAAGTTTTGTTTGTGCTGTTAGCTGGTTGTTTGGGGCTTTACCCTTGGTGATCCTATCCACCCTGGCAGGTTTGTTGACCGTGGAGAGCGGTACGGCCCTCTGGGGCTCCGGCCTGGTGGTGGTGGCGGGCTTTTTGGCCATGTTATCCCTTAAGCCACAAATAAACAGACCTTGGTTGGTGGTACCGGGAGTAGCGGTGGTTACCACCTTAACTATTAAAGGCATCATCATTAGCATGCAGGAACCCTCTCTCTATGCCTACATTACCGTTGGTTTTGAAGCAGTCTTTGCCGGTGTTCTGACATTCATCTTTCTCCAGTGTTTGGCACCCTTTGCCAGAGGCGCGACCCATCGGGCCTTATCCGGGGAAACAGTCTTTTGTTTATTAGTCCTGGTGGCTGGGGTCATTGCAGGAACCGGCGGTGTGGAATATCAGTTCATCACCCTACGGGGTGTTATTAGTCGCCTGGCCATACTACTGGGGGCTCTGCTGGGTGGGGCAGGTATTGGTGCCGCCACCGGTGCGGTGATGGGCGTCATACCGGGCTTATCCTTTGTGGTAGCACCGGTTATTATCGGGGCTTATTCCTTTGCCGGTGTGCTGGCCGGCGCGGTAAAAAACTTTGGCAAACTGGCGGTGGCGGTGGGGTTCCTCCTGGGTAATATTGTGCTGGCAGTTTATATATCAAACTACGGCGATTTAAAAAGTGTGCTGGCAGAAACCGCCTTGGCCACAGTGCTGTTTTTGTTCTTTCCTGCTGCCTGGCAGAGTCGGCTTAAGGAGTACCTGCCCAAGACAAATGCCGAGACAACGGTGACCACACCCATACAGGGTAGTCGTTTACGGGAATTAACGGTGGACCGCATACGTAATTGGGCATCAATTTTTTCGGAGTTGTCCAAGAGCTTTGAGCAGGTTTCCTCTACGGTTCAACAAAGTCAGGAAGAACATGGTCTGCAGCAGCTTTTTCATGAAGTGAGTAAAAAGGTTTGTGACGGTTGCGCCCTTTATCGTACTTGCTGGGAACGGGACTTTTACCGCACCTATCAAAACCTGTTGGACATGCTTTCCACGGTGGAGTTGCAGGGGCGGGTAACCATCGATGATCTGTCCGATGATTTAAAAAAGCGCTGTGCCAGACTAAAGGAAATGTCCATCACCATCACCTGTCTCTATGAAACCTATAAGGTTAATAAATATTGGCATCAGAGATTGCTGGAGAGCAGGGAATTGGTTTCCGAACAGCTCAAGGGAGTTTCGCAAATCATGGACAATATGTCCAATGAATTGGAATTTGATGTGGAACTGGATGGGGAAATTGATGAGGCTTTGCGTCACCAGTTTGACCGCCTGGGCATTCCGGTACAGGACATCTATACCTTGCATAAAGAGGATGGTCTGATGGAAGTAGGTGTGGTCAAACAAGCCTGCCGGGGTGAAATGGCCTGCCGGTTTACCATTGCCCCTGTGGTCTCCAAGGTAGTGGGGCAGGGCTTTCATGTGGCCAGCACCAATTGCCAGCTAAAGCCCGGAGAGGATGTTTGTTACTTCAAGCTTTATCCCGCCCTGCGCTACACAGTGGATGTGGGGGTAGCCAAGGTAGGAAAGGATGGTAACAGTGTTTGTGGCGACAGTCACGCCATCTTACATCTGAAGGAAGGTAGGGTAGCCCTGTTACTTTCTGACGGCATGGGTTCCGGTCCTAAGGCAGCCAGGGAAAGTGGTACCATTATATCTCTGCTGGAGCATCTATTGGCCTCTGGCTTTGGCCAGGAATTGGCGGTAAAGACGGTAAATTCCATTATGATGTTGCGTACCGCCGAAGAAAGCTTTTCCACAGTGGA
This region of Desulforamulus ferrireducens genomic DNA includes:
- a CDS encoding helix-turn-helix transcriptional regulator gives rise to the protein MQVEIRGAEKLSFRERQVVTLKEMGYSTEKIAAKLKLSPSSIATLYNRARSKGYQVVIVIPGQNLGLFGPEDEEEDIE
- a CDS encoding SpoIID/LytB domain-containing protein; protein product: MLLIILVFAGCAQKAKKPETTGPQKMKEEPTITLFNNETGEKSQIKLEEYVTAVVAAEMEPSWPVNALAAQAILARTFTMENIESGRVKKLHGTDVSTSVEESQAYDPSRVNDNVRKAVQKTRGEVITYNGEYIKAWFSASNGGKTASAEEGLAYYKTPTPYIKANIDDPMSIEDTLPEIQNWTATIPGAKVQEAVKSVTGKDPGPLTSAAIQEKGPSGRTVKLKINDVSVGGPAFRLAAGSTEIRSMFLTSVSVSGGNLVLNGKGYGHGVGMSQWGAKNMAEKGTSPEDIIKFYFKDIKIEKLYE
- a CDS encoding FtsB family cell division protein, producing the protein MISTGKSKVTELKLHRQRKERATGLRSGRGNNKLLLLVALLVVGYIMFSLTSQFSRLHAMQAKVNTLQNQIEEIEKRNTALREQIKQIKSDAYIEQVAREQLGLVKPGETLVVPANAQPGEEAKEQAPQQSPQQPAGEGFRIRYNNIYD
- the spoIIE gene encoding stage II sporulation protein E, which gives rise to MFERADIYTYQRVKQGSGTKKESPFRQSSPTRKKTISRRPFSMAWVGQALTKESLLLSLVGLFLGRAILLGELSPFGVSFVCAVSWLFGALPLVILSTLAGLLTVESGTALWGSGLVVVAGFLAMLSLKPQINRPWLVVPGVAVVTTLTIKGIIISMQEPSLYAYITVGFEAVFAGVLTFIFLQCLAPFARGATHRALSGETVFCLLVLVAGVIAGTGGVEYQFITLRGVISRLAILLGALLGGAGIGAATGAVMGVIPGLSFVVAPVIIGAYSFAGVLAGAVKNFGKLAVAVGFLLGNIVLAVYISNYGDLKSVLAETALATVLFLFFPAAWQSRLKEYLPKTNAETTVTTPIQGSRLRELTVDRIRNWASIFSELSKSFEQVSSTVQQSQEEHGLQQLFHEVSKKVCDGCALYRTCWERDFYRTYQNLLDMLSTVELQGRVTIDDLSDDLKKRCARLKEMSITITCLYETYKVNKYWHQRLLESRELVSEQLKGVSQIMDNMSNELEFDVELDGEIDEALRHQFDRLGIPVQDIYTLHKEDGLMEVGVVKQACRGEMACRFTIAPVVSKVVGQGFHVASTNCQLKPGEDVCYFKLYPALRYTVDVGVAKVGKDGNSVCGDSHAILHLKEGRVALLLSDGMGSGPKAARESGTIISLLEHLLASGFGQELAVKTVNSIMMLRTAEESFSTVDLAVVDLYTGNATFLKIGAVPSYLVRGRRVGTIRTSALPVGVVENLQFVSVTRTLEEGDLLVMISDGVLDAQRGSTADQDEWISGILQNLGKMGAQEAAEVILELAQNAAGGRIPDDMTVITARLLKPEQ
- the yabQ gene encoding spore cortex biosynthesis protein YabQ, with the protein product MVPLLDQFYYFAFTVLIGVVAGFCYDLYKVTRGTLRLRKLGTALGDILFWIMLTGVVFTLLLVGNGGEVRLYVLIGLTLGAVIYLNILSRSATSLLQLTFRTIHRLWRLFLRLLYIIWRIICWPFRAIYLVVAVPLGLVAGLLGKVTNMLFGKPIRSLKRSIRSRLSSIFPIFEYKDPD
- a CDS encoding phosphatase, giving the protein MLLASIDIGTNSTRYLVAEVEGNQVRTVKGGLITTRLGQGINQGKLLPEAMERTVAALEKFLAEIMPLQPQGLVAVATSAVRDAENREEFLQLTRRRTGLAVQVLDGAAEAAASYAGVMAGLPLSAANTMVLDVGGGSTEMIWPGKAGVNYVSLPAGAVRMTEGKHTEEQIKQILLPTLQQIKGQQGSQLSLVAVGGTATTLAAISLGLVNYRPELVHGVYLPYPEVVRVLEVLQAAGPEGRKNIVGLQPERADIIVAGVSLLKIVLEAMRLKGLTISESDILQGLLVDLAQKVSK
- a CDS encoding HU family DNA-binding protein, which encodes MNKAELISAVAEKTELSKKDAEKAVSAVLSSIEEALAKGDKIQLVGFGTFESKSRKAREGRNPQTGETIQIPATRVPVFKAGKVLKDAVANLPVE
- the yabP gene encoding sporulation protein YabP, with translation MTVEEHGLHLLTIESRKKLKLAGVQHVGSFDEQEITLDTNMGFLKLSGEGMHITHLNLDEGNLVVEGLINGLEYVEGRSSKGSKARGKGLINRILK
- a CDS encoding RNA-binding S4 domain-containing protein, which encodes MRLDKFLKVSRVIKRRTLAKEVCDNGHVQVNNRVAKAGLEVKVGDRVEVNFGTRKLVFEILELKETVPAKEAASLYKVIEQ
- a CDS encoding S1 RNA-binding domain-containing protein, whose protein sequence is MSLEQGSIVEGVVTGITNFGAFVELPGGQTGLVHISEVAAVYVKDINEFLKVNDKVKVKIISVDPKGKIGLSLKQANPTATAARAPRKPRFEPSFEDKLAKFIKESDERLSDLKRHTDAKRGGRGSSKY